One genomic window of Ottowia oryzae includes the following:
- a CDS encoding glycine cleavage system protein H: MSMLPPLQDPPDWLYLVPQQVWARPEGDGTATVGITQLGIHLSGEVYMCRAKRVGTELAQGETMAVVELSKSVVAVKTPVSGTVVQVNEALEDRPELVHRDPYGAGWIARLRLTDLARDMADLVTGDAVAPAMAHHAWLNRLALVPATTPGAAPSAGPQNDSDSDSDSDSDSDSDSDSDSDSDSDSDSGSAP; the protein is encoded by the coding sequence ATGAGCATGTTGCCGCCCCTGCAAGACCCGCCCGATTGGCTGTACCTGGTGCCCCAGCAGGTCTGGGCGCGGCCCGAGGGCGATGGCACGGCCACGGTGGGCATCACGCAGCTGGGCATTCACCTGTCGGGCGAGGTGTACATGTGCCGCGCCAAGCGCGTGGGCACCGAGCTGGCGCAGGGCGAGACGATGGCGGTGGTGGAGCTGTCCAAATCCGTGGTGGCGGTGAAAACGCCCGTCAGCGGCACCGTGGTGCAAGTCAACGAAGCGCTGGAAGACCGGCCCGAGCTGGTGCACCGCGACCCGTACGGCGCCGGCTGGATTGCGCGGCTGCGCCTGACCGATCTGGCGCGTGACATGGCCGATCTGGTGACCGGCGACGCCGTGGCCCCCGCCATGGCCCACCACGCCTGGTTGAACCGGCTGGCGCTGGTGCCCGCCACCACGCCCGGCGCGGCGCCGTCGGCGGGCCCGCAGAACGACAGTGACAGTGACAGTGACAGTGACAGTGACAGTGACAGTGACAGTGACAGTGACAGTGACAGTGACAGCGACAGCGACAGCGGCAGCGCGCCATGA
- the fdhE gene encoding formate dehydrogenase accessory protein FdhE, which yields MSITSRLRSPEEIALNAGMEVPRLLLPKADVFAEQALRLRQLAANHPMRDYLMLMAVVAEAQSAQLPTYPEPALPTAAQADTASQQGVPLLDAATWPREAFWRDQWRTLMRDVLAKLPADSPARAGVSAALAVDDATLDQQAARLLTGVSLGLDMGLAPLLAAGLQLYFTHLVMATQAAMTSAFGYTQDEGRCPCCGSLPVASVTRIGGTSEGYRYLHCTLCNAEWHVVRVKCVHCSQTGSVRFRSLESVAGDAPLPAGKRPVIQAETCDTCWHYLKIMHMTQDAQVNPVADDLATLTLDLLVSDAGYARHGVNLLLLFGEPDDEGAAPPPSQGPH from the coding sequence ATGTCGATTACCAGCCGACTGCGGTCCCCCGAAGAGATCGCCCTTAACGCAGGCATGGAAGTGCCGCGCCTGCTGCTGCCCAAGGCGGACGTCTTTGCCGAACAGGCCCTGCGCCTGCGCCAGCTGGCCGCCAACCACCCCATGCGCGACTACCTGATGCTGATGGCCGTGGTGGCCGAAGCCCAGTCAGCGCAGTTGCCCACCTACCCGGAACCTGCGCTGCCCACCGCCGCGCAGGCCGATACCGCTTCGCAGCAAGGCGTACCGTTGCTCGACGCCGCCACCTGGCCGCGCGAAGCGTTCTGGCGCGACCAGTGGCGCACGCTGATGCGCGACGTGCTGGCCAAGCTGCCCGCCGACAGCCCGGCACGCGCGGGCGTCAGCGCCGCATTGGCCGTGGACGACGCCACGCTCGACCAACAAGCCGCCCGCCTGCTGACGGGCGTGTCGCTCGGGCTGGACATGGGCCTGGCCCCGCTGCTGGCCGCGGGGCTGCAGCTGTACTTCACGCACCTGGTCATGGCCACGCAGGCGGCCATGACCAGCGCTTTCGGCTACACGCAGGACGAAGGGCGCTGCCCCTGCTGCGGCAGCCTGCCGGTGGCCAGCGTGACGCGCATCGGCGGCACGTCGGAAGGCTACCGCTACCTGCACTGCACGCTGTGCAACGCCGAATGGCACGTGGTGCGCGTGAAATGCGTGCACTGCAGCCAAACGGGCAGCGTGCGCTTCCGTTCGCTTGAATCGGTGGCGGGCGACGCGCCATTGCCCGCCGGCAAGCGGCCCGTCATCCAGGCCGAAACGTGCGATACCTGCTGGCACTACCTTAAGATCATGCACATGACTCAGGACGCCCAGGTGAACCCCGTCGCCGACGATCTGGCCACGCTGACGCTGGATCTGCTGGTGTCCGACGCCGGTTACGCCCGCCACGGCGTCAACCTGCTGCTGCTGTTCGGCGAGCCCGATGACGAAGGCGCCGCGCCGCCGCCAAGCCAGGGGCCACACTGA
- a CDS encoding FAD-dependent oxidoreductase has translation MTIDRRHFIAGVASTAALAGCATTPAGSAAPSVAGLQAAPMPAFIGQPTQKLMPKGKAPRVVICGGGWGGLTTAANLRKLAPQVEVVLIDRNPNFFSSPLSNMWLVGMLDGELLSHDYQRASQQLGWHFVQAEVEGVDRAQRSVTTSIGTLDYDWLVLAPGIRYNYEAWFGNDRRAADAARQRFPSAYASNSEFLTIKRSLQAFKGGELVMTLPPPPQRCPPSPYERACLIGWYLKTNKIKGHVTILDHKPGIMPIGGGYKAAFEQLYKDYITYVPNAHVQEVDPFNKRIRTAAGDQKFDHAILMAPHQAGDLAWLAGTVSANSNGWAEVDQLTMQVAGDERAFVIGDAIQAVSSLPFRYYPKSAHIANRLGRIVAYQISERLAGRTPEKRLPDNLCYMVVNGSPGEALNVQFDYDFDSEGRIRQVQRDFNERTVSLYKDDFRWADFMFTELFGGIAPPVLPYPQYRAA, from the coding sequence ATGACCATCGACCGTCGCCACTTCATCGCAGGCGTGGCCAGCACCGCCGCCCTGGCGGGCTGCGCCACCACCCCGGCCGGCAGCGCCGCCCCCAGCGTGGCGGGCCTGCAGGCCGCACCCATGCCCGCGTTCATCGGCCAGCCCACCCAAAAACTGATGCCCAAGGGCAAGGCCCCGCGCGTGGTGATCTGCGGCGGCGGCTGGGGCGGGCTGACCACCGCCGCCAACCTGCGCAAGCTGGCGCCGCAGGTGGAAGTGGTGCTGATCGACCGCAACCCCAACTTCTTCTCCAGCCCCCTGTCCAACATGTGGCTGGTCGGCATGCTGGATGGCGAGTTGCTCAGCCACGACTACCAGCGCGCCTCGCAGCAGCTGGGCTGGCACTTCGTGCAGGCCGAGGTGGAAGGCGTTGACCGCGCCCAGCGCAGCGTGACCACCAGCATCGGCACGCTGGACTACGACTGGCTGGTGCTGGCGCCCGGCATTCGCTACAACTACGAAGCCTGGTTCGGCAACGACCGCCGCGCCGCCGACGCCGCGCGCCAGCGCTTTCCCAGCGCCTACGCCAGCAACAGCGAGTTTTTGACCATCAAGCGTTCGCTGCAGGCCTTCAAGGGCGGCGAACTGGTGATGACCCTGCCCCCGCCCCCGCAGCGCTGCCCGCCCAGCCCGTACGAGCGCGCCTGCCTGATCGGCTGGTACCTCAAGACCAACAAGATCAAGGGCCACGTCACCATCCTGGACCACAAGCCCGGCATCATGCCGATTGGTGGCGGCTATAAGGCCGCGTTCGAGCAGCTGTACAAGGACTACATCACCTACGTGCCCAACGCGCACGTGCAAGAGGTGGACCCCTTCAACAAGCGCATCCGCACCGCCGCGGGCGACCAGAAGTTCGACCACGCCATCCTGATGGCGCCGCATCAGGCGGGCGATCTGGCCTGGCTGGCCGGCACCGTCAGCGCCAACAGCAACGGCTGGGCCGAGGTGGATCAGCTGACCATGCAGGTCGCTGGCGACGAACGCGCCTTCGTCATCGGCGACGCGATCCAGGCCGTCTCCAGCCTGCCCTTCCGCTACTACCCCAAGAGCGCGCACATCGCCAACCGCCTGGGCCGCATCGTCGCCTACCAGATCAGCGAGCGGCTGGCGGGCCGCACGCCCGAAAAACGCCTGCCAGACAACCTGTGCTACATGGTGGTCAACGGCTCACCCGGCGAGGCGCTGAACGTGCAGTTCGACTACGACTTCGACAGTGAAGGTCGCATCCGTCAGGTACAGCGTGACTTCAACGAGCGCACGGTCTCGCTCTACAAGGACGATTTCCGCTGGGCGGATTTCATGTTCACTGAACTGTTCGGCGGCATCGCGCCGCCCGTGCTGCCCTACCCGCAGTACCGCGCGGCCTGA
- the selB gene encoding selenocysteine-specific translation elongation factor, whose product MIIGTAGHIDHGKSTLVRALTGVDTDRLPEEKKRGISIELGYAFLDVEGSDARVGFIDVPGHERLVHTMVAGASGIDMALLLVAADDGPMPQTLEHLAVLSLLGIRRGVVAITKADRASPERIAEVRAEMAALLAPTPLSGAPILAVSAQTGEGVDALKAIILEAARADAAGAEGGFDHKAFRLAIDRSFTLAGTGTVVTGTIHAGQVRVGDELAVLPTPSGQPVLTRARSLHAQNRAVEAAQAGQRCAVALPGIAKNDVERGQWLCDPAIALQTHRIDVQLTLWHGEAKAMKSGARVLVHIGAAHVAASVALLDVDVLAPGESALAQLVLHAPVGAWHGERVLLRDAAASRTVAGGTVLDPFAPTRYRRTPQRLAELRALTLPTAPERLAGLLAVAPYGVDVARFAAAQGLASLTPDSVPNKALAQAGLALGATQTEAFEQAALAALAAFHDKQPDELGPDTARLRRLAAPRLPAPLWQTLLARLAADGRLGLRGAVAHLPSHGAQLTAQETRIAQKVAPGLAAAGFEGAWVRDLAKGAGESEALVRITLARLARQGDLHQTVKDLYYAPATMARLAAIAREVGSEHDGDVLAAQFRDATGLGRKRAIQILEYFDRIGLTRRVGDLHKLRAESTLFIE is encoded by the coding sequence ATGATCATTGGTACCGCAGGCCACATCGACCATGGCAAGAGCACGTTGGTGCGCGCCCTCACCGGCGTAGACACCGACCGCCTGCCCGAAGAAAAAAAGCGCGGCATCAGCATTGAGCTGGGCTATGCCTTCCTGGATGTCGAAGGCAGCGACGCGCGCGTGGGCTTCATCGACGTGCCCGGCCACGAAAGGCTGGTGCACACCATGGTGGCCGGCGCCAGCGGCATCGACATGGCCTTGTTGCTGGTGGCGGCCGACGACGGCCCCATGCCGCAAACACTGGAACACCTGGCCGTACTGAGCCTGCTGGGCATCCGCCGCGGCGTGGTCGCCATCACCAAGGCCGACCGCGCATCGCCCGAGCGCATCGCCGAAGTCCGCGCCGAAATGGCCGCCCTGCTGGCGCCCACGCCGCTGTCGGGCGCGCCCATCCTCGCCGTATCGGCACAAACGGGCGAAGGCGTTGACGCGCTGAAAGCTATCATTTTGGAAGCTGCCCGTGCTGATGCAGCGGGCGCTGAAGGCGGTTTTGACCACAAAGCCTTTCGCCTGGCCATCGACCGCAGCTTCACCCTGGCCGGCACGGGCACCGTGGTCACCGGCACCATCCACGCGGGCCAGGTGCGCGTGGGCGACGAACTGGCCGTGCTGCCCACGCCCAGCGGGCAGCCCGTCCTCACCCGCGCGCGCAGCCTGCACGCGCAAAACCGCGCCGTGGAGGCCGCGCAGGCCGGCCAGCGCTGCGCCGTGGCGCTGCCCGGTATCGCCAAGAACGACGTCGAACGCGGCCAGTGGCTGTGCGACCCGGCCATCGCGCTGCAAACCCACCGCATCGACGTGCAGCTGACGCTGTGGCATGGCGAAGCCAAGGCGATGAAATCGGGCGCGCGCGTGCTCGTACACATCGGTGCGGCCCACGTCGCCGCCAGCGTGGCGCTGCTGGATGTCGACGTGCTCGCGCCCGGCGAATCGGCCCTGGCCCAGCTCGTGCTGCACGCCCCGGTGGGCGCATGGCATGGCGAACGCGTGCTGCTGCGCGACGCCGCCGCCAGCCGCACCGTGGCCGGCGGCACCGTGCTCGACCCCTTTGCGCCCACGCGCTACCGCCGCACGCCCCAGCGCCTGGCCGAGCTGCGCGCGCTGACCCTGCCGACCGCGCCTGAGCGCTTGGCCGGCCTGCTGGCCGTGGCGCCCTACGGCGTGGACGTGGCCCGCTTCGCCGCCGCGCAAGGCTTGGCCAGCCTGACGCCAGATTCAGTACCCAACAAGGCGCTGGCGCAGGCAGGGCTTGCGCTGGGCGCTACACAAACCGAAGCATTTGAGCAGGCCGCCCTGGCCGCGTTGGCCGCCTTTCACGACAAGCAGCCCGACGAACTCGGCCCCGACACCGCGCGCCTGCGCCGCCTGGCCGCGCCGCGCCTGCCCGCGCCGCTGTGGCAGACGCTGCTGGCCCGTTTGGCCGCCGACGGCCGCCTGGGCCTGCGCGGCGCCGTCGCCCACCTGCCCAGCCACGGCGCGCAACTGACGGCGCAAGAAACCCGCATCGCCCAAAAAGTGGCGCCCGGCCTGGCCGCCGCCGGTTTTGAAGGCGCCTGGGTGCGCGACCTGGCCAAGGGCGCGGGCGAAAGCGAAGCGCTGGTGCGCATCACGCTGGCACGCCTGGCACGCCAGGGCGATCTGCACCAAACGGTGAAAGACCTGTACTACGCGCCCGCCACCATGGCGCGCCTGGCGGCCATCGCGCGCGAGGTGGGCTCGGAACATGACGGCGACGTGCTGGCCGCGCAGTTCCGCGACGCCACCGGCCTGGGCCGCAAGCGCGCCATCCAGATCCTGGAGTACTTCGACCGCATCGGCCTGACCCGCCGCGTGGGCGATCTGCACAAGCTGCGGGCGGAATCGACGCTGTTCATCGAATGA
- a CDS encoding CreA family protein, with protein sequence MTQPTIRRALVCLLGTLAGAAQAQQIGDVSTAFQWIGPNHKIVVEAYDDPQVEGVTCYVSRAKTGGIKGGLGLAEDRAEASIACRQVAPVRFKQPLPKEDEVFSERMSVLFKRLRVVRMVDAPRNTLVYLTYSDKLIEGSPQNGVTAVPIDRATPIPVKH encoded by the coding sequence ATGACCCAACCCACCATCCGCCGCGCCTTGGTCTGCCTGCTGGGCACGCTGGCCGGCGCCGCGCAGGCCCAGCAGATCGGCGACGTCAGCACCGCCTTCCAATGGATTGGCCCCAACCACAAGATCGTGGTCGAAGCCTACGACGACCCGCAGGTCGAAGGCGTGACCTGCTACGTCTCGCGCGCGAAAACCGGCGGCATCAAGGGCGGCCTGGGCCTGGCCGAAGACCGCGCCGAAGCCTCGATCGCCTGCCGCCAGGTGGCGCCGGTGCGCTTCAAGCAGCCGCTGCCCAAGGAAGACGAGGTGTTCTCTGAACGCATGTCGGTGCTGTTCAAGCGCCTGCGCGTGGTGCGCATGGTGGACGCACCGCGCAACACGCTGGTGTACCTGACGTACTCCGACAAGCTGATCGAAGGATCGCCCCAAAACGGCGTGACGGCCGTGCCGATCGACCGGGCGACGCCGATTCCGGTCAAGCATTGA
- the fdxH gene encoding formate dehydrogenase subunit beta has product MSSLQSLDIAKRSATTTPSPDARHRIPEVAKLIDVSSCIGCKACQVACMEWNDLRDEVGTCHGTYDNPVDLTPQSWTVMKFSEVEVTPGRLEWLIRKDGCMHCEDPGCLKACPSPGAIVKYANGIVDFISEHCIGCGYCVKGCPFDVPRISERDHKAYKCSLCADRVADSQEPACAKACPTGAIRFGSKEDMLEFGAGRVTELKTRGYDQASVYNPEGVGGTHVMYVLQHGDKPELYADLPKNPSISPMVAVWKGLAKPVALATMVGAALVGFFHHMKQGPLEVPENEDDYVPDDQPNVIELDGTRVHQHAESHPEGEVR; this is encoded by the coding sequence ATGTCATCTCTTCAATCTCTCGATATCGCCAAGCGTTCGGCGACGACCACGCCGTCGCCCGACGCGCGGCACCGCATTCCGGAAGTCGCCAAGCTGATCGACGTGTCCAGCTGCATCGGCTGTAAGGCCTGCCAAGTGGCGTGCATGGAATGGAACGACCTGCGCGACGAGGTCGGCACCTGCCACGGCACCTACGACAACCCGGTGGACCTCACCCCGCAGTCCTGGACGGTGATGAAGTTCTCGGAGGTGGAAGTCACCCCCGGCCGCCTGGAATGGCTGATCCGCAAGGACGGCTGCATGCACTGCGAAGACCCGGGCTGCCTGAAGGCCTGCCCTTCGCCCGGCGCCATCGTCAAGTACGCCAACGGCATCGTCGACTTCATCAGCGAGCACTGCATCGGCTGCGGCTACTGCGTCAAGGGCTGCCCCTTTGACGTGCCCCGCATCAGCGAGCGCGACCACAAGGCGTACAAGTGCTCCTTGTGCGCCGACCGCGTGGCCGACAGCCAGGAACCCGCCTGCGCCAAGGCTTGCCCCACGGGCGCCATCCGCTTTGGCAGCAAGGAAGACATGCTGGAGTTTGGCGCGGGCCGCGTCACCGAGCTGAAAACGCGCGGCTACGACCAAGCTTCCGTCTACAACCCCGAAGGCGTGGGCGGCACGCACGTCATGTACGTCCTGCAGCACGGCGACAAGCCCGAGCTGTACGCCGACCTGCCCAAGAACCCATCCATCAGCCCCATGGTGGCGGTGTGGAAGGGCCTGGCCAAGCCGGTCGCGCTGGCCACCATGGTGGGCGCTGCACTGGTGGGTTTCTTCCACCACATGAAGCAAGGCCCGCTCGAAGTGCCCGAAAACGAGGACGATTACGTGCCGGACGACCAGCCGAACGTGATCGAACTGGACGGCACCCGCGTGCACCAGCACGCCGAGTCTCATCCTGAAGGGGAAGTGCGATGA
- a CDS encoding DsrE family protein — translation MSYAEHSAEGVAILLWATDPSAPERLATPFFHAAAAAAMDAPVEIYFTAASVQLLAPGVAAALRASPRIDKTVLAHMQDAAGHGARFFACTDALIAQGLDGVTLIPEYTGRGGAVQFMARALDLRWRTLVF, via the coding sequence ATGAGCTACGCCGAGCACAGCGCCGAAGGCGTGGCGATTCTGCTGTGGGCCACCGACCCCAGCGCGCCGGAGCGGCTGGCCACGCCCTTCTTTCACGCCGCCGCCGCTGCGGCCATGGACGCACCGGTGGAGATTTATTTCACCGCCGCCAGCGTGCAGCTGCTGGCCCCCGGCGTGGCCGCCGCGCTGCGCGCCAGCCCGCGCATCGACAAGACCGTGCTGGCCCACATGCAGGACGCGGCCGGCCACGGCGCGCGCTTTTTCGCCTGCACCGACGCGCTTATCGCGCAGGGCCTGGACGGCGTGACGCTGATTCCCGAATACACCGGGCGCGGCGGCGCGGTGCAGTTCATGGCCCGCGCGCTGGATTTGCGCTGGCGCACGCTGGTGTTCTAA
- a CDS encoding formate dehydrogenase subunit gamma, producing MKKVYLQRYSDNQRITHWLVVVLFGMAGFSGLALFHPNLFFLTQFFGGPQWARIVHPYFGIGVFLLFLIMFVMFVGANLWRRSDTQWVKDAPSLVLDNDESKMPPVGKYNAGQKLVFWSMTVCLLVLLCTGVLFWQPWFGETVPIPVQRVAVLLHSVAAFVMSLTAVVHIYAAIWVKGTLRAMTQGTVSSGWAKRHHLLWYREKVQQASDSTPNGADGIGQPR from the coding sequence ATGAAGAAGGTCTATCTCCAGCGCTATTCCGACAACCAGCGCATTACCCACTGGCTGGTGGTGGTGCTTTTCGGCATGGCTGGCTTTTCCGGCCTGGCGCTTTTCCACCCCAACCTGTTCTTTTTGACGCAGTTCTTCGGGGGCCCGCAGTGGGCGCGCATCGTGCACCCGTACTTCGGTATCGGCGTGTTCCTGCTGTTCCTGATCATGTTCGTCATGTTCGTGGGGGCCAACCTGTGGCGCCGCAGCGATACGCAGTGGGTGAAGGACGCGCCCAGCCTGGTGCTGGACAACGACGAGTCGAAGATGCCGCCCGTGGGCAAGTACAACGCCGGTCAAAAGCTGGTGTTCTGGTCGATGACGGTCTGCCTGCTGGTCTTGCTGTGCACCGGCGTGCTGTTCTGGCAGCCGTGGTTTGGCGAAACCGTGCCGATTCCGGTGCAGCGCGTGGCGGTTCTGCTGCACTCGGTGGCGGCGTTCGTCATGTCGCTGACGGCCGTGGTGCACATCTATGCGGCCATCTGGGTCAAAGGCACGCTGCGCGCCATGACGCAGGGCACCGTATCGTCGGGCTGGGCCAAGCGGCACCACCTGCTGTGGTACCGCGAGAAGGTGCAGCAAGCCAGCGATTCGACGCCCAATGGGGCTGATGGCATCGGCCAGCCACGCTGA
- a CDS encoding bifunctional GNAT family N-acetyltransferase/nucleoside diphosphate kinase regulator, with protein sequence MSDPFIFLSPEITRAHALTLKDWLADEAVTRYLSDSRDVSRSIAQMVERVHLPTLTHLFNQGGRFFMACDRHDTPVGFVRLVKSDRRCEIVLVIGERDNWGRKLGASAIREGMKLAFFEMRADELVAKIHSANARSLKAFERSGFVLDSETPTTKSFVMPSQRYLRLLRESPAPHTRAICITELDKTRLQSLVEYWDGPDAFELEHEVERATIVDPRQVGDDVVTMNSKALLQVDDEEREVALVYPDDADSSADKVSVASGIGTAILGYKEGDAFNWRIPNRTCHIRIRKVLYQPEAAGDFHL encoded by the coding sequence ATGAGCGACCCTTTCATTTTTCTCAGCCCGGAGATCACCCGGGCCCACGCGCTGACACTGAAGGACTGGCTGGCCGACGAGGCCGTCACCCGCTACCTGAGCGATTCGCGCGATGTCTCGCGCAGCATCGCCCAAATGGTCGAGCGCGTTCATCTGCCCACGCTCACGCACCTGTTCAACCAGGGCGGCCGCTTTTTCATGGCCTGCGACCGGCACGACACGCCCGTGGGCTTTGTGCGGCTGGTCAAGAGCGACCGCCGCTGCGAAATCGTACTGGTGATTGGCGAGCGCGACAACTGGGGCCGCAAGCTGGGCGCCAGCGCGATCCGTGAAGGCATGAAGCTGGCCTTCTTCGAGATGCGCGCCGATGAGCTGGTGGCCAAGATCCATTCGGCCAATGCGCGGTCGCTCAAAGCCTTCGAGCGCAGCGGCTTCGTGCTGGACAGCGAAACGCCGACGACGAAATCCTTCGTCATGCCCTCGCAGCGCTACCTGCGCCTGCTGCGCGAAAGCCCCGCGCCGCACACCCGCGCGATCTGCATCACCGAGCTGGACAAGACGCGGCTGCAAAGCCTGGTCGAGTACTGGGATGGCCCCGACGCTTTCGAGCTGGAGCACGAGGTGGAACGCGCCACCATCGTCGATCCGCGGCAGGTGGGCGACGACGTGGTGACGATGAATTCCAAGGCCTTGCTGCAGGTGGACGACGAAGAGCGGGAAGTGGCGCTGGTGTACCCCGACGACGCGGACAGCAGCGCCGACAAGGTGTCGGTGGCCTCGGGCATCGGCACCGCCATCCTGGGCTACAAGGAGGGCGACGCCTTCAACTGGCGCATCCCCAACCGCACCTGCCACATCCGCATCCGCAAGGTGCTGTACCAGCCGGAGGCGGCGGGCGACTTTCATCTGTAG
- the selA gene encoding L-seryl-tRNA(Sec) selenium transferase: MPRPPESVVHGSQAPQTASNHPVPTALPQQLPALDKLLRLPSAAAAVAAHGHTLVADTGRVLLADLRAQALAGTLPLDAVAPAALADALQQRLASRLAPRMQRVLNLTGTVIHTNLGRALLADAALAHVQAMMAGPNNLEYDLATGSRGDRDSIVEGLLCELTGAEAATVVNNNAAAVLLTLAALARGKEVIVSRGELVEIGGAFRMPDVMESAGAKLVEVGTTNRTHPADYERAITDQTALLMKVHTSNYQVQGFTSAVDEATLAGIARSRGLPLATDLGAGALIDMAAYGLPREPTPQEMLRAGCGVVTFSGDKLLGGPQAGLIVGSNELIARIRKFPMKRALRMSKLPLAALEATLMLYQQPEHLAQALPTLRLLTRPLADIQATAQAVLAALGPALAPRYGVEVVALQGQIGSGSLPVERLPSAGVAIAPVDAPRSGRALDALATALRQLPLPVVGRIADGRLILDCRCLEEASSLTQQIPFLRP, translated from the coding sequence ATGCCCCGGCCCCCAGAATCCGTGGTCCACGGTTCGCAGGCCCCTCAGACAGCCTCCAACCACCCCGTTCCCACCGCCCTGCCCCAGCAGCTGCCTGCGCTGGACAAGTTGCTGCGCCTGCCCAGCGCGGCGGCCGCCGTCGCGGCACATGGCCACACCCTCGTGGCCGATACCGGCCGCGTACTTCTCGCTGATCTGCGCGCACAGGCCCTGGCCGGCACCCTGCCCCTGGACGCCGTCGCCCCCGCCGCCCTGGCCGACGCGCTGCAGCAGCGGCTGGCTTCCCGCCTGGCGCCGCGCATGCAGCGGGTGCTGAACCTCACCGGCACCGTCATCCACACCAACCTGGGGCGCGCGCTGCTGGCCGACGCGGCGCTGGCGCACGTGCAGGCCATGATGGCCGGGCCCAACAACCTGGAATACGACCTGGCCACCGGCAGCCGCGGCGACCGCGACAGCATCGTCGAAGGCCTGCTGTGCGAGCTGACGGGCGCCGAGGCCGCCACCGTCGTCAACAACAACGCCGCCGCCGTGCTGCTGACCCTGGCCGCCCTGGCGCGGGGCAAGGAAGTGATCGTCTCGCGCGGCGAACTGGTTGAGATCGGCGGCGCCTTCCGCATGCCCGACGTGATGGAAAGCGCCGGCGCCAAGCTGGTCGAGGTGGGCACCACCAACCGCACGCACCCCGCCGACTACGAGCGCGCCATCACCGACCAAACCGCCCTGCTGATGAAGGTGCACACCAGCAACTACCAGGTGCAGGGCTTCACCAGCGCGGTGGATGAAGCCACCTTGGCGGGCATCGCGCGCTCGCGCGGGCTACCGCTGGCCACTGATCTGGGCGCTGGCGCGCTGATCGACATGGCCGCCTACGGCCTGCCGCGCGAGCCCACACCACAGGAAATGCTGCGCGCCGGCTGCGGCGTGGTCACCTTCAGCGGCGACAAGCTGCTGGGTGGGCCGCAGGCGGGCTTGATCGTGGGCAGCAACGAGCTGATCGCCCGCATCCGCAAATTCCCCATGAAGCGCGCCCTGCGCATGAGCAAGCTGCCCCTGGCCGCGCTGGAGGCCACGCTGATGCTCTACCAGCAGCCCGAGCACCTGGCCCAGGCGCTGCCCACGCTGCGCCTGCTGACGCGCCCGCTGGCCGACATTCAGGCCACCGCGCAGGCCGTGCTGGCCGCACTGGGCCCCGCGCTGGCGCCGCGCTACGGCGTGGAAGTGGTGGCGCTGCAAGGGCAGATTGGCTCTGGCTCGCTGCCGGTCGAGCGCCTGCCCTCGGCGGGCGTGGCCATCGCCCCGGTTGATGCGCCCCGCAGCGGCCGTGCGTTGGATGCGCTGGCCACGGCGCTGCGCCAGTTGCCCCTGCCGGTGGTCGGCCGCATCGCCGACGGGCGGCTGATCCTGGACTGCCGCTGCCTCGAAGAGGCCAGCAGCCTCACACAACAAATACCGTTCTTGCGCCCGTAA